DNA sequence from the Nicotiana tomentosiformis chromosome 3, ASM39032v3, whole genome shotgun sequence genome:
GTGTCAAAATaggattttatatttttataatataaaattattatttttaatcattttagtgcataaataatatttttatttatttatcaagcatttttataaattgttttgataaattttgggtatttaaataatagcccaattttaaccaattttcggaccagaattagcccaattaccccaagcccaaaaccaaACCACCATTTTTAAAATAACCCGGCCGTTAACCCGTTTAAATGACCCACCCAACCCCATTCTttcatcttggccgttgatctcaaatgatcaacgacccctaATAAACTAACCCCTTCTCTTAAATCCGACCCCCTAATCCTAGAGACCCATTGTCTCTACCCAGCCACCCTCAAATGCTCCTCCTCCCACCAGAAAACCCTAATCGCCGCCTTCTCCAAATCTTTCCCTAATCCCATCGATAATGGGATTCTCCTATCATTCACTTACTATACTAATGTCTCTCCGCTACTGGGTGTTTCTCCAAGGTATTACTTAGTACTTACCTAAACATAGCAAGTACCATCTCTCCGATTCTGCCCATTCACTTCAATCGTTTGAATCTGGACAATATCTAGCTCATATACATCAAGACCAcggctatatgggtccgattagccaagattTCCGGCCAATCTatcaaactggttggctaaggcctgaacatccaaggctagtggcctctctgctaccggtagatatgcaaAACTGGCCaagctctccgccttgcgactcaaggcatctgactccacattgtccttcccgagatgatatagaatggtgatatcatagtccttaagcatcTCTAACCACCTCTGTTCCTGCAATTTAAGATCCTTcagtttgaacagatgttgtagactccggtggtcggtgtagacctcacaagggacaccgtacaaataatgccgccagattTTCAAGGCATgcacaatagatgctaactcaaggtcatggacggGATAGTTCTTCTCTTACACCTTCAGTTTTCTAGATGTGTagaaaatcaccctaccgtcctacatcaacaccacACAGAGACCGAtctgcgacgcatcacaatacacagtataagatcccaaacacgaaggcaacactaacattggggctgtagtcaatgatgtcttcaGCTTTTGAAAGCactcctcacactcctcagtccaCCTGCACGGAGCACCCTtgtaggtcaatctagtcataggtgctacaatatatgagaaaccctctacaaatcgacggtaataccctgccaaaccaagaaaactatgGATCTCCGTAGTTaaagacggtttgggccaactctgcactgcttcaatcttctttggatccaccatgatcccctcactcaacactacatgacccaaatatgccactgaatcaagccagaattcacactttgaaactttttgcatataatttcttttctctcaaggtctgaagcacgatcctcaagtgctgctcatgatcctactagctccgggagtacaccagaatgtcatcaataaacacaatgatgaatgagtcaagatagagccgaaatacactattcatcaagtgcatgaatgttgttggggcattggttagcccaaaagaaaTCGCAAGGAACGCATAATGATcatatcgagtcctgaaggcagtcttcgggatatctggctcccgaatcttcaactgatgatagcctgaacgcaagtcaatctaggagaacactctggcaccctatagCTCATCAGATAGATCATAAATATGTGGCAATAGATACCTGTCCTTCACTGTAACCTtcttcaactggcgataatcaatgcacatgtgCATAGAacaatccttcttctttacaaacaagaccggagcgcCCCAAGGTGATACggtaggccgaatgaaacccttatcaagaaactcttgcaactACTCCTTTAACTTATTCAACTCTggtggagccatacgatatggagaaatagaaatgggctgagtgcccggtaacaaatcaataccaaagttgaTATCCAAGTCGGGCGGTATGCGTAGAAGATCCGCcgggaatacatctggataatccctcactaccgaaaCTAACTCAACGGTAGAAGTATCtacactgacatccctcacatatgctagatacACATCAAACCCCTTCTCAatcatccgctgagcctttagaaacgagataaccctgctaggaacataatctaaagtacctctccactctaaccgtggaaaacctggcatagccagcgccacggtcttggcatgacagccaagaatagcatgataggatgacaaccaatccatgcccaaaataacatcaaaatctaacaTAATGAGCAACgataaatcaactctggtctcaaaaccactaagaacaaccaaacacgaccgatacacacggtcaaaaACAagggaatctcccacaggtgtggacacatagataggagaactcaaggaatcacgggatacacccaagtatggagcaaagtaagataacacataggaataagtgtaTCCTGGATCAAATGAGACTGATGCATCTGAGTGGGATGcgactgcctccgtcctagcaagAAGGGCATAATATATGGCCTAGCCCCCCCTCTAGGGCTGCCTCTACCTGCCCGTCCTCCATCTCTAGCTAGCTGTGCAGATAGAGTGGCAGCTGATGCGGTAACCATAGTCTGAGAAACCTGAGGCCCGGTAGAATATGCGGAGCCTGAGTAGTcaatggaggtgcacccctcctgagtctgcgtaaatccctcaccatatgacgagtgtcaacacactcaaaataagctctcggagaACGTGGCTGCGGTGGCTGGCTTGGTCCTGATCGGCTGGAATGTCCACTAAATGCACCTTGTGCAGGAGGTGCACTtgacaatggcggtgcataatagggagcctggggcctaggagtggccggagtaccgctggaagctggaagtgctgaatgaacggggcgactcatatagcccctaccatgatgaGTTGCAACTGGGCCACaggcaccactatatgtgccagaatctcgaggcctcttggcctccctctcttctctctcccaggTCCATATACCCTCCATTCTCCTAGCGATCTCCACTACCtgttggtatgcgatgtccatctctgACTCTTGGGCGATGCTAAAATCTGATAcgagggttgagcccctcgataaatcgatggactctctctctaacagtagcaaccaaaGCTGGAGCATGCCTAGACAAGTCATTGAactggactgcatactccgatacggtcatagaaccctggcacaactgctcaaactctacgcgccaagtatctctgagactctggggaataAATTCCCTCAAGAACATGTTTGAGAAGTAAGCcaaagtgagtgaagctgcctcggccggactacccaacatATATgattgccaccactgataagccgctaccttaagctggaacgtagtgaaagcaatcgcactagactccacaatacccatagtaccaaggatacggtggcactcctcaagaaaaccatgggcatcctctgaagccaggACGCTGAAAGTAGgaaggtggtacttcttgtacctatcgagcctgagctgctccctctCAGACATTGTTGCCCTGGCGTGGGGCTGAACTGGGGCGACCGGCTacactggtatgacctctgggaactggtcaacctggacccacTTCTCTAGGgtatgggcggcaggagtctatgctcctcctccggcctgagatgtggtaggagcaagtgggatcaaccctgccgcgagactctactaaaccttcttgtgactcataacacctatgaacctacaactctaataccaacttctcacgaccccaaatttcctccgtaggaagtcatgacgacacctagtctctaaaactaggtaagcctataaaCATGCGGAAAAATTGAAATAACAACATTAATATCTCAAAACTTCAACAATTGCATAAATAAAATCTGTAACTCAAAATGtacaaatcccaaaacctggtaaagtataagtcacaagctctagtaaCAATTCTGAATAATCCTATACATCATTGTCTAAGATAGTGTAATGAAATGAGGAAAAGCAAGATAGATGgagactctgaggcctgcggacgtgggcaggtgtaccttgaagtctccaaagcaacCTTAGCTCACTAATGTCGggactgataggaagtacctgaatctgcacaaaaagatgtgcacaagtgtagtatgagtacaccacaacggtacccagtaagtgtcaagcctaacctcggtagagtagtgacaaggtcaggtcaaggccctactggagataatataAAACAAGACAAATGATATaacaatataatgataatgacaatAGAATGAAACAATAAGAAATTTACAAAAAattaacaacacggaatcaagacAGTTAATACAACACAAAAGTAAACAAAGATTTACTTGTTAAGGAAACAAACAACCAAGGCAAATATAACAAATAGAGGAAGATCAACAAgggccactaccgaggtaccgcctcgtagtcccaaatcataaaagtaacCCACAATCCTTCCTTATATGACCGCGGGAGCCTTTAAATTTAGTTTTAAAAGTCaattttcctgaaatagcatcccgcgctttagcccaccttattacaccgcatggcttctagtagttcacctactagccacgtgtatcaagcccactttatctcaccgcatgcatttcaacacccagaccttataccactgcatgcgtatcaatatcataatgtATCACTATtctcacctcaagtgcccaatatcataaCTTTCCAGAAAAAACAAACAATAACagaatttcacaataaggagcccacgactcAACTACAATGTACACaagtatcaacaataacaaccgcgaGTAACTCAATAAATAATGtttcacaacttacactttgcctcaatagaaaccacGGCCTTTGCAACTCAAAACCAAAGTCAACAATAATATATTCCAAGAATAGCcacttcaagtaaagaattcacaATTAAATGATGAGTACGGAATAAAAGGAAGCAAGTAATATAACTAAACATGTAGGACAATTTGAAAATAAGAGATAAagcaagtagacatgtgaaattagactaaatatgatgactacaacatgttaaagtaactcaattaaagcatgaaaggaaACTACATAGCTAAAAGCCGGaaatttcacatttagcccgtgtatgcacttgtcaccttgcgtacatggctttcacatatcaaaattatcacaacaataccagatcctaaggggaatttcccccacacaaggttagataagtaaCTTCCCTCAAACCATGCTAAATCAttcaactagaaggcctttccctcgatttttcaattccaaacggctcgaatctagccaaaataatttcatactataaatataactataggaaactaatttaaataattaaattaagatCTTTGccaagaattgaaaaatcgacacaaaaagtcaccccgggcctgcgactcggaacccgaccaaattaATAAACCAAACACCCATTTGAcattgagtccaaccatacaagaattattcaaatccaacctcatttcgcctttcaaaactcaaacattTAGCCTAAGGAGTTTCTACAAATTTTGTCCCAATTTTCAACTCCAaagcactaattaaatgatgaaattaacaatagattcatgtgaattaatcaaaaacgagtgTGAATTCCTTACCGCAATGTTCTCTCTGAAAATTCCTCAAAATATTtcctcaaaccgagctctctaagtcccaaaatgaattatgattcaaaccttcaaatttcctgtgacgtcgcacctgcggaaaaaacaTCGCAAGTGCAGAAAATACTTAAGTCCTCAATTTCCTATTTTGCGGACCATGGATCTCACCTGCGAGCCAGCTCTTGCGGAGTATTCTCCGCTTCTATGAAGGACGACCAAGCAGccttcttccgcatctgcgaccacatttccgcacctgcggacgcgCAGATGCGGTCCACTCCTCGCACCTGTGAACCCAGGTGGGCTAGGCCATTTTTGCACCTGCGCTCCCCCGGTTGCTTTTGTGAGcctgcacctgcggtcaatcccTCCACAGGTGCGACGACCCCAGAACAGCCCAGCTTCAGCAGAACAAGTCTAAAATTAATTTGATTTCGATCCGACTCGCACCCGgtgcccccgggaccccgtctgaatataccaataagtttcAAATGCATAAAGAATCTACTCAAGGCcataaatcacctcaaacaacaaaaattctatgaatcacaacccaaattcaagcttatGAACTATGAACTCCCAAATTCCGAAACCAACGCCGATTTATACCAAAACAACTCttattgacaccaaattttgcacataagtcataaatgacattatagACCTATTACAACTTCAAAAATTgagatccgaccccgatatcaataaatttcactcccagtcaaactttccaaaattttctaactttccaactttcgccaatttaagccGAAACGATCTACGGAtgtccaattcaacatccgaacatgctccaaagaacaaaatcacaatacggcACTATTGGGTCCGTCAAAACATTATtacagagtcatcttcacacaagtaaaactatggtcaactcctacgacttaacctTCTAATTTCGGGaatatgtgtctcatttcacaccgaaactcacccaaaaccaAAAGCAACCATCCCGTAAAGTTGCATAACCACAATATAGCATATAGGAAGCATAATTTAGGGgatcagggataaaatactcaaaacaattggccgggtcgttacatttattgggtacagacttggttcaggatgctttggaaaaggttaaattgattgaAGATTGGCTTCGCACGGCCCAATTTAGAAAGAAGAGTTAGGCGGATCGAAAGGTTCACCAcactgcattcatggttggggagcgggtcttgctccgggtttgaCCCATGAAGTGTGTTTTGAGGTTCAAAAAGAAgtgcaagttgagccttaggtatatcggaccttttgagattcttgagaggattggagaggtggcctacagggttgcactaccacctagtctagttgtagttcatctagtattccatgtttttgtgctccgtaagtatcacggtgatccgtctcatgtgagGGATTTCAgctcggttcagttggacaaggatttgtcttatatCGTGGAATCAGTGGCAattttggaccggcaggttcgaaagttgaggtcaaagaaaatTGATTTattgaaggttcaatggaggggtcagtcagtcaaggaggcgacttgggagatcgagcatgatatgtgtagccgttatcctcatcttttcaccacttcaggtatgtctctatactcgttcgaggaagaatgtttgttttaagagggggacgatgtaatgactcggctggtcgttttgaatattttagtctggatcccctatttattgcctcctctatattATATTGTGATTATGGGACTTGTCGGGGTGTTtgattttggtttcagagtgaaatttgacacatagtccctaggttggagttttaagttgaaagagttgaccatagttttacttttgtgtagacgactccggaatggagttttaacggttccaatagatctgtaggtcgttttggcgtgaattgggaaaagttggaaagttgaaggtttggaaggttaggaagtttgatcgggggttgactttattgatatcggggtcggaattcgattatggaagtttgaataggtctatcacttcatttatgacttgtgtgcaaagtgtGAGGTCAATTGGAGCTGTtgtggtatgaatcggcattagttttgaaatttggaagttcatagtttcataggcttgaattgggttgtgattcatagaatcgatgttgttttatgtgatttttgacctcgagtaggtccgttatgtgttttggggattgttggtatatttggatagGGCCCCGGGTCCCCCGGGTGTGGTTCGAAGTGAattcggatcaattttggacttagccTCATTGTTGAAGTCCTAGGCCTACTGGTGTCATCGTACCTGCGGATGGATTGACCGCAGGTGTGAAATCGCGTGTGCGGATGGCGAATCACAGAAGCAAAAAGGAGAGCCCAAAGTTGGGCTCGCATCTGCAGACACTTGGGCACAGGTGCGCCTACGCAGGCGC
Encoded proteins:
- the LOC138908008 gene encoding uncharacterized protein, translated to MSEREQLRLDRYKKYHLPTFSVLASEDAHGFLEECHRILGTMGIVESSAIAFTTFQLKVAAYQWWQSYMLGSPAEAASLTLAYFSNMFLREFIPQSLRDTWRVEFEQLCQGSMTVSEYAVQFNDLSRHAPALVATVRERVHRFIEGLNPRIRF